One segment of Magnetovibrio sp. PR-2 DNA contains the following:
- a CDS encoding AAA family ATPase, whose translation MADVVDPGDIFLDAEVISEDVAASTIWQELEAWGKALPDWQRFAVSHAVRDGELSDDRIDEAYRLFLRAAKLDKGTEELPAIPSSVTGRANAVAIGVLQLQEMKALKGVNAIPETSALTFGPGLTVIYGHNGAGKSGFARALSAACFSRSNQNIFGNVYDATPTHSPASMEIILDRGGSAETIHFAFEDENDDLQRISVFDSSSARIHLAQENTLGFQPVGFDVFDEMGRVIGLISKKLDAAIEARTNPNDFGKLFIESGPVADEIAQLSSETEIAPLRGRATFGKAELERLEEVARQEKEAAAKSSAEALKSLSAAKADIASIQSSIATFLPKISEEACKSGLGLLAEQAATTVKAVEAGAEAVKHSDLKQTGTEKWDAFVEASRDLGQAEKETYPQSGEPCLLCHRPLDEPSATLIRRMWAFLDDAARQAMLAVDDQINARIKSLGELDLTLLPAESRIRSDLSKIDPELVAALDEVSDALTKRRDGIVTALDTNSAGSMPNEELLPPAKLLSDAVAKIEDQEKALRDGKFEEVLAKLKAEYIELRQRQVLSINIADVVSYVEDLKWLKAANAQKRSGLNTRFLTDKQRSLFQTHVEGAYRERLDHECGLLDCSLPYELKTRGSAGQTLRGLKVQGGHRPEDIFSEGEQRALALADFLTEVNLNPDSAAVILDDPVTSMDHQRKRKIAIRLADEATRRQVIVFTHDLVFLTLLSDHAENAAIPFERHWVERRVGVPGYVNLGDIPANTREYRKTTKAKDFLAKAKKVTGSESVDYVRSGAGALRRTLEVVVIFHLFKGVVQRWDEQVRLGALTKVNWSNELADEIVALQDDTSRFLEGHSNSDEFAGGMPDVDGLEKLIGRVDAVIDTAKKERQ comes from the coding sequence GTGGCTGATGTCGTAGATCCAGGTGATATATTTCTGGACGCAGAGGTTATCTCTGAGGACGTTGCGGCATCCACGATTTGGCAAGAGCTGGAGGCCTGGGGAAAGGCATTGCCTGATTGGCAACGCTTTGCCGTTTCACATGCCGTGAGGGATGGTGAGCTTAGCGATGATCGGATTGACGAAGCATACAGACTTTTTCTGCGCGCCGCCAAGCTCGATAAAGGGACCGAGGAGCTGCCAGCCATTCCGTCTTCGGTGACGGGGCGGGCCAATGCCGTTGCCATTGGAGTGCTTCAGCTTCAAGAGATGAAGGCTCTTAAAGGTGTAAATGCAATTCCGGAAACATCGGCCCTAACTTTCGGGCCGGGGTTGACCGTCATATATGGGCACAATGGCGCAGGGAAAAGCGGGTTTGCCAGGGCGTTATCCGCAGCGTGTTTCAGCCGTTCAAATCAAAACATATTCGGAAACGTCTACGACGCAACTCCTACTCACTCTCCAGCTTCGATGGAAATTATCCTGGATAGAGGGGGAAGCGCCGAAACCATTCACTTTGCTTTTGAGGATGAAAATGACGATCTTCAGAGAATAAGTGTTTTTGACTCCTCCTCAGCTCGCATTCATCTCGCGCAGGAAAATACTCTGGGCTTTCAACCCGTCGGGTTTGATGTTTTTGATGAGATGGGGCGTGTAATCGGTCTTATTAGCAAGAAACTTGATGCGGCAATAGAGGCACGCACAAATCCCAACGACTTTGGAAAGCTCTTTATTGAGTCAGGCCCAGTAGCGGATGAAATCGCACAGCTTAGCTCCGAGACAGAGATAGCCCCCCTGAGAGGACGTGCGACATTCGGCAAAGCCGAATTGGAGCGTCTGGAAGAGGTTGCCCGGCAAGAGAAGGAGGCTGCGGCCAAATCCTCAGCCGAGGCATTGAAGTCATTGTCGGCTGCTAAAGCAGACATCGCTTCAATTCAATCCAGTATCGCTACTTTCTTACCAAAAATCAGCGAGGAGGCTTGCAAGTCAGGACTTGGGCTGTTGGCCGAACAGGCCGCAACCACTGTCAAGGCAGTTGAAGCCGGGGCCGAGGCGGTAAAGCATTCGGATTTAAAACAAACAGGGACGGAGAAATGGGATGCCTTTGTCGAGGCCAGCCGCGACTTAGGACAGGCAGAAAAGGAAACCTACCCCCAGTCGGGAGAGCCGTGCCTGTTGTGCCACCGCCCCCTGGACGAGCCCTCTGCTACTTTGATTCGGCGAATGTGGGCTTTCCTGGATGATGCGGCTAGGCAGGCAATGTTGGCCGTGGACGATCAGATCAACGCCCGGATCAAGTCCCTCGGCGAGTTGGATCTGACGTTACTGCCAGCAGAGAGCCGCATTCGTTCCGATCTTTCCAAGATCGATCCCGAACTTGTCGCAGCGTTAGATGAAGTGTCGGATGCCTTGACCAAGCGCAGAGATGGGATTGTAACCGCTTTGGATACCAACTCGGCGGGATCGATGCCGAATGAGGAGTTGTTGCCCCCCGCCAAGTTGCTGAGTGATGCCGTTGCAAAAATAGAGGACCAGGAAAAGGCCCTGCGTGATGGAAAATTTGAAGAGGTCTTGGCAAAGCTGAAGGCAGAGTATATCGAGTTGAGACAGCGCCAAGTCCTGAGCATAAATATCGCGGATGTCGTGTCCTACGTTGAGGATTTGAAATGGCTAAAGGCGGCCAATGCCCAAAAGCGTTCAGGCCTGAACACGCGCTTCCTGACCGATAAGCAAAGAAGTTTGTTTCAGACGCATGTCGAAGGGGCGTATCGGGAGCGCCTGGATCACGAATGCGGGCTTCTTGACTGTTCACTGCCCTATGAACTGAAAACCAGAGGCAGTGCCGGACAGACCTTGCGGGGGCTGAAGGTTCAAGGTGGGCACCGTCCCGAGGACATTTTCAGTGAAGGTGAACAGCGGGCATTGGCCCTCGCCGATTTTCTGACGGAGGTAAATCTTAATCCGGACAGTGCCGCCGTCATTCTTGACGATCCAGTCACGTCGATGGATCATCAACGGAAGCGAAAAATTGCCATCCGTTTGGCCGATGAAGCGACCAGGAGGCAGGTGATCGTTTTTACCCATGACCTCGTGTTTTTGACGCTTCTCTCTGACCATGCGGAGAATGCCGCGATACCCTTCGAGCGGCATTGGGTGGAACGCCGAGTGGGCGTGCCTGGGTATGTGAATTTGGGGGATATCCCGGCCAATACCAGGGAGTACCGCAAAACAACGAAGGCCAAGGATTTCTTGGCGAAGGCAAAAAAGGTCACGGGTAGCGAGAGCGTCGATTACGTCAGAAGCGGCGCGGGAGCGTTGCGTCGAACACTTGAGGTGGTGGTCATTTTTCACCTGTTTAAAGGCGTTGTTCAGAGATGGGATGAGCAAGTTCGCCTCGGTGCCCTGACCAAAGTTAACTGGTCGAACGAATTGGCGGATGAAATCGTTGCATTACAGGACGACACATCCCGTTTCCTTGAAGGGCATTCAAACTCAGATGAGTTTGCAGGCGGAATGCCCGACGTGGATGGGCTTGAAAAACTTATTGGTCGCGTTGATGCGGTGATTGATACGGCCAAGAAAGAACGGCAGT